A genomic stretch from Candidatus Neomarinimicrobiota bacterium includes:
- a CDS encoding transposase, which produces NVLDKVRPKDKARVKQMLREVFDAPDYQTAWERLGSMVEMLRTTYPNLSEFLEEQCEDTLACFNFPVEHRRRVRTTNSLERLNQEIKRRTRVIRIFPNAESCLRLISALCIEQSEEWLTGKIYLDMKLLENEPARHRSGGEVKEEQPETTMMKLQNF; this is translated from the coding sequence AGAATGTTCTCGATAAAGTACGTCCCAAGGATAAGGCTCGTGTTAAACAGATGCTCCGGGAAGTGTTTGACGCTCCAGATTACCAGACCGCATGGGAGCGTCTTGGGAGCATGGTAGAGATGTTGAGAACTACATATCCCAACTTATCTGAGTTCTTAGAAGAGCAATGCGAGGATACACTCGCGTGTTTTAACTTTCCGGTAGAGCACAGACGGAGAGTACGGACAACAAACAGTCTTGAGAGGCTTAATCAGGAGATAAAACGACGAACGAGAGTTATCAGGATCTTCCCCAATGCCGAATCATGCCTGCGGTTGATATCTGCTTTATGTATTGAACAATCGGAAGAATGGCTGACGGGAAAAATCTATCTGGATATGAAATTACTTGAAAATGAGCCTGCCCGACATCGGTCAGGCGGGGAGGTTAAAGAGGAACAACCTGAGACGACTATGATGAAATTACAGAACTTTTAG
- a CDS encoding PAS domain S-box protein, translating to MNTKSIKSYIIALKKRYLITLVLIAVIIPSGQYWSHYLLREHSIDMEVINIAGRQRMLSQKIAKSAYLVSHADSPNKFYEGIMELSNAVALWQESHMMLLGALKDRDLRHENSAKVIELYEIINPQYDIIREASELIINATSPKTDDSTFTNPNILKYVNNIFEAESKFLQGMDNIVLLYETEATARVTKLENIELLMMGILFSLLLVNEIMVFRPAFKKLISAEASRSMAEKNIIKLSRTVEQSPVTIIITDKNYIIEYVNPPFTKLTGYTSEEALGQNLNMLISKYQTKDFCEAIWARISSGKTWNGEIQNKKKNGELFWESLIISPIFDADNGIINYVMIKEDITEQKLAKNEFEKSEKKYRDLVENSNVGIYILQDNKFMFANETFEKILGHKFEEVSLDSFNFMDLVAPESKEFILQRSNSREKGENSDDNYFFKAITKTGKIVDLEANTFTIEFGGKPAIQGIIKDVTEQLQDRREKLILQEKLKQSERMESLGLLAGGVAHDLNNIIGPIMVYPDLIRRDLAKGKSVDKDLDTISSSVQRAADVISDLLALARRGKYNMETLDLNDLVNDYLSSAEYKATKGLHSEVSTEIELSKSTLLFKGSNAHLPNVIMNLINNAYESMPEGGVLSITTSSINVVDGELRDEDIPKGI from the coding sequence TTGAACACTAAATCAATTAAGTCATACATAATAGCGCTCAAAAAGCGCTATTTAATTACTCTTGTACTGATAGCAGTGATAATCCCTTCGGGGCAATACTGGTCACATTATCTTCTTCGAGAGCATTCAATCGATATGGAAGTTATAAATATTGCCGGTCGGCAGAGGATGCTTTCTCAGAAAATAGCAAAGTCCGCATATCTTGTAAGTCATGCGGATTCTCCAAATAAGTTTTATGAAGGCATAATGGAATTGAGTAACGCAGTAGCATTATGGCAGGAATCACATATGATGTTATTGGGAGCGCTTAAGGATAGAGATCTTCGCCATGAAAATAGTGCCAAAGTAATTGAACTATATGAAATTATTAATCCACAATATGATATAATTCGAGAGGCATCTGAGCTTATCATTAATGCTACATCTCCTAAAACTGATGATTCAACATTTACCAATCCAAATATCCTGAAATATGTTAATAATATATTTGAAGCGGAATCAAAATTTCTTCAGGGAATGGACAATATTGTACTCCTATATGAAACAGAAGCAACTGCACGAGTAACAAAATTGGAAAATATTGAATTACTGATGATGGGAATTTTATTTTCACTCCTATTAGTAAATGAAATTATGGTTTTTCGTCCGGCGTTTAAGAAATTAATTTCTGCTGAAGCGTCAAGATCCATGGCAGAGAAAAATATAATTAAGTTATCGCGAACAGTAGAGCAAAGCCCGGTAACTATCATAATTACTGATAAAAATTATATAATTGAATATGTAAATCCTCCTTTTACAAAACTTACAGGTTATACATCAGAAGAAGCTTTGGGACAAAACCTGAATATGCTGATTTCCAAATATCAAACTAAAGATTTTTGCGAAGCAATATGGGCAAGAATTAGCTCCGGCAAAACATGGAATGGAGAAATCCAGAATAAAAAAAAGAATGGGGAGTTGTTTTGGGAATCGTTAATAATATCCCCAATATTCGATGCTGATAATGGCATAATAAACTATGTAATGATAAAAGAGGACATCACCGAGCAAAAGCTGGCTAAGAATGAGTTTGAAAAGAGTGAGAAAAAATACCGTGATCTTGTAGAGAACTCGAATGTAGGAATTTATATACTCCAGGATAATAAGTTTATGTTTGCAAATGAGACATTTGAGAAGATATTAGGCCATAAATTTGAAGAAGTTTCATTAGATAGTTTTAATTTTATGGATTTGGTAGCTCCTGAAAGTAAAGAATTTATATTGCAGCGATCTAATTCAAGAGAAAAGGGTGAGAATAGTGATGATAATTATTTTTTTAAGGCGATAACCAAAACAGGGAAGATTGTTGATCTAGAAGCCAATACGTTCACAATCGAGTTTGGTGGAAAACCTGCTATACAAGGAATTATAAAGGATGTAACTGAGCAATTGCAGGATAGACGAGAAAAATTAATCCTCCAAGAGAAATTAAAACAATCCGAACGGATGGAATCCCTGGGTTTATTGGCAGGTGGTGTAGCGCATGACTTGAACAACATTATAGGTCCTATTATGGTCTATCCTGACCTGATAAGGAGGGATCTAGCAAAAGGTAAATCCGTAGACAAGGATTTGGATACTATCTCGTCTTCAGTTCAGCGAGCAGCTGATGTAATATCAGATCTATTGGCTTTGGCGCGACGCGGTAAATATAATATGGAAACACTAGATTTGAACGATCTTGTAAACGATTATCTCTCCTCAGCTGAATACAAGGCAACTAAAGGACTTCATTCTGAAGTATCAACTGAAATCGAACTTTCTAAAAGTACATTACTATTTAAAGGCTCTAACGCCCATTTACCAAACGTAATAATGAATCTGATAAATAACGCCTATGAGTCTATGCCGGAGGGAGGGGTACTCAGCATCACTACCTCTTCGATCAACGTAGTAGATGGAGAGCTACGTGATGAGGATATTCCTAAAGGAATATAG
- a CDS encoding purine-binding chemotaxis protein CheW, producing MNETSQLARDGNLTPEEVASGDSTESVDELLQLVGFNLGDEEFGVDILKVQEINRMIDITKVPQSPDFVEGVINLRGEIIPVIDLRKRFGLSKKDPDRHTRIIVAEVGESTLGFVVDAVSEVIRIKSDTVEPPPPIVKGQHAEYIQGVGKLDDRLLMLLDIDKILSATEIGTLGDLQSD from the coding sequence ATGAATGAAACATCCCAACTAGCTCGTGATGGAAATTTGACACCAGAGGAAGTAGCGTCAGGCGATTCAACAGAGAGTGTAGATGAATTATTACAATTAGTCGGATTTAATCTTGGAGATGAGGAATTCGGTGTAGATATACTGAAAGTTCAAGAGATAAACCGAATGATAGATATTACGAAAGTGCCTCAATCTCCCGATTTTGTGGAAGGAGTTATAAACTTAAGAGGGGAGATTATTCCGGTGATCGATCTCAGGAAGCGTTTTGGTCTTTCCAAGAAGGATCCTGACAGACACACAAGGATCATAGTCGCTGAAGTAGGGGAAAGCACACTCGGTTTTGTAGTTGATGCCGTGTCAGAGGTTATTCGAATAAAATCGGATACCGTTGAACCACCTCCGCCAATAGTAAAGGGTCAACACGCCGAATACATTCAAGGTGTAGGAAAACTCGATGACAGACTTTTAATGCTACTTGACATAGATAAAATATTATCTGCAACCGAGATAGGTACACTCGGTGATCTTCAATCTGACTAG
- a CDS encoding HAMP domain-containing protein yields the protein MRWTIGKKLITGFLAVSALVGVAGIFGIVSIGTMGESIYQITAEEVPLVEAANEMKLRLQIARTAMEEYKAASSTIASNDESVLAGLVDTYNRTVVDFDAFVDGIVKGAEVDGNKIIATDNDELRSLAEEADRFHNEKFQPAAQLLMGYGVELLKQKANSRESMLQMEALFDEVVADAKGVENIIKASIESKKKGLGVEAREILEKDVPLVDMAMELALSLSLSRIRLEEINQMTSLEEIEEIESEYKKTIESFDQWVVAILDGADTDEGLVYAATDENVRAAVKELDLNHTDFQEAADNLIEEQKRMVELTAKSNDAMTELDDTGDEMAVILTELEELASEEMGAAVTNANDAESTANVTLILVTVMGIFAGAIIGVVISRGITKALRKVIDMIKDIAEGEGDLTKRVDVASKDEIGELAEWFNKFVDKLHDVISEVKNNTNEVAAAATEIASAAEQAAAGATEQESQAGEVSSSVEQMSATIVEASQNASSAAESAKNAASSAEEGGNLVRQTLEGMQAIAETVKHSSETIGELGKRSDEIGEIIEVIDDIADQTNLLALNAAIEAARAGEQGRGFAVVADEVRKLAERTTKATAEIASMIKNIQDDTGSAVAAMAEGTKQVETGSELAVQAGDSLSRIVSVALEVQTMVEQIATASDEQSAAVEQISGNVTSIATVSKESAKGSEQMAAASEQLNRQTESLLGLVGQFKLKGTEVDKS from the coding sequence GCTATGGAGGAGTATAAAGCGGCATCTTCAACTATCGCCTCGAATGACGAAAGCGTTTTAGCGGGTCTTGTGGATACTTACAACCGGACGGTGGTCGATTTTGATGCATTTGTGGACGGCATAGTCAAAGGCGCTGAGGTCGATGGGAATAAAATCATTGCGACTGATAATGACGAGCTTAGAAGTTTGGCGGAAGAGGCTGATAGATTTCATAATGAAAAATTTCAACCCGCCGCCCAGCTGCTCATGGGGTACGGGGTGGAACTTCTTAAACAGAAAGCGAATTCCCGTGAATCAATGCTTCAGATGGAAGCTCTTTTCGACGAGGTGGTTGCAGATGCCAAAGGCGTTGAGAACATAATAAAGGCATCGATAGAAAGCAAGAAAAAAGGTCTCGGTGTCGAGGCAAGGGAGATACTTGAAAAAGACGTACCGCTTGTGGACATGGCGATGGAGCTGGCGCTATCGCTATCTTTAAGCCGTATTAGGCTTGAGGAGATCAATCAAATGACAAGCCTTGAGGAGATCGAAGAGATTGAAAGTGAATACAAAAAGACTATCGAGAGTTTCGATCAGTGGGTTGTGGCGATATTAGACGGCGCCGATACCGACGAGGGACTTGTTTACGCTGCCACGGACGAAAATGTTCGCGCTGCGGTGAAGGAACTTGACCTCAATCATACGGATTTTCAGGAAGCAGCTGATAACCTGATTGAAGAGCAAAAAAGGATGGTAGAGCTGACGGCGAAATCAAACGATGCCATGACCGAACTGGATGACACAGGCGATGAGATGGCCGTTATATTGACTGAGTTAGAGGAATTAGCATCCGAAGAGATGGGCGCCGCAGTGACTAATGCCAATGACGCGGAATCTACTGCCAACGTTACTCTTATTTTAGTGACGGTCATGGGTATATTTGCGGGAGCCATAATAGGTGTGGTAATATCCCGGGGTATAACGAAAGCATTGCGTAAGGTAATTGACATGATCAAAGATATCGCCGAGGGGGAGGGCGATCTTACAAAGAGAGTAGACGTAGCGTCAAAAGATGAAATAGGTGAGCTTGCCGAATGGTTTAATAAATTTGTTGACAAGCTTCATGATGTTATCTCCGAGGTCAAGAACAATACTAATGAGGTGGCAGCGGCGGCAACAGAAATAGCTTCGGCAGCCGAACAGGCAGCGGCAGGCGCTACCGAGCAGGAATCGCAGGCAGGCGAAGTATCCTCCTCTGTAGAGCAGATGAGCGCAACGATAGTAGAAGCCTCTCAGAACGCGTCATCGGCTGCTGAATCGGCAAAGAACGCGGCATCATCAGCTGAAGAAGGTGGAAATTTAGTTCGACAGACGTTAGAAGGGATGCAGGCAATAGCTGAAACCGTCAAACATTCTTCGGAAACAATTGGTGAATTGGGCAAGCGGTCAGATGAGATAGGAGAGATAATCGAGGTTATTGACGATATAGCTGACCAGACGAACCTATTAGCTCTGAACGCCGCTATCGAAGCTGCAAGAGCAGGAGAACAAGGTCGCGGATTTGCCGTTGTGGCAGACGAAGTGAGGAAACTGGCTGAACGTACGACAAAAGCCACCGCAGAGATAGCTTCAATGATAAAGAATATCCAGGATGATACCGGCAGCGCAGTCGCTGCAATGGCAGAAGGGACGAAGCAGGTTGAAACGGGAAGCGAGCTAGCGGTGCAAGCAGGTGATTCGTTGAGTCGGATTGTGAGCGTAGCCTTAGAGGTACAGACAATGGTTGAGCAGATAGCTACTGCATCGGATGAACAGTCTGCCGCCGTGGAACAGATATCGGGTAATGTGACCAGTATTGCTACCGTGTCCAAAGAAAGCGCAAAGGGTTCAGAACAGATGGCAGCGGCATCTGAGCAGCTTAATCGACAGACGGAGTCACTGCTGGGATTGGTTGGTCAGTTCAAGTTGAAAGGAACCGAGGTAGACAAATCATGA